The following proteins come from a genomic window of Diorhabda carinulata isolate Delta chromosome X, icDioCari1.1, whole genome shotgun sequence:
- the LOC130902639 gene encoding uncharacterized protein LOC130902639 isoform X2 — translation MKQPMAVRKKSGPKFELNDEQKNDIKEAFDLFDNEGSGKIDAKDLKVAIRALGFEPKKEEIKKMIADIDKDGTGEISFEDFLQLMSVKMAEKDSKEEIMKAFRLFDDDETGKISFKNLKRVAKELGENLTDEELQEMIDEADRDGDGEINQEEFLRIMKKTSLY, via the exons ATG AAACAACCGATGGCGGTTAGAAAAAAGTCTGGTCCAAAGTTCGAACTAAACGACGAAcaaaaaaacgatataaaagAAGCTTTCGATCTATTCGACAACGAGGGTAGCGGAAAAATAGACGCAAAAGATTTAAAAGTAGCGATAAGAGCTTTGGGATTCGAACCAAAGAAAGAGGAAATTAAAAAGATGATAGCGGACATCGATAAAGACGGTACAGGAGAAATATCTTTCGAAGATTTCTTACAGTTGATGTCTGTAAAAATGGCCGAGAAAGATTCCAAGGAGGAAATTATGAAAGCTTTCAG GTTGTTCGATGACGACGAAACTGgtaaaatcagttttaaaaatttaaaacgagTCGCTAAAGAACTCGGCGAGAATTTAACGGATGAGGAATTACAAGAAATGATCGACGAAGCCGATAGGGACGGGGACGGGGAGATAAACCAGGAAGAATTCctaagaataatgaaaaaaactagtttatattag
- the LOC130902639 gene encoding uncharacterized protein LOC130902639 isoform X3 yields the protein MAVRKKSGPKFELNDEQKNDIKEAFDLFDNEGSGKIDAKDLKVAIRALGFEPKKEEIKKMIADIDKDGTGEISFEDFLQLMSVKMAEKDSKEEIMKAFRLFDDDETGKISFKNLKRVAKELGENLTDEELQEMIDEADRDGDGEINQEEFLRIMKKTSLY from the exons ATGGCGGTTAGAAAAAAGTCTGGTCCAAAGTTCGAACTAAACGACGAAcaaaaaaacgatataaaagAAGCTTTCGATCTATTCGACAACGAGGGTAGCGGAAAAATAGACGCAAAAGATTTAAAAGTAGCGATAAGAGCTTTGGGATTCGAACCAAAGAAAGAGGAAATTAAAAAGATGATAGCGGACATCGATAAAGACGGTACAGGAGAAATATCTTTCGAAGATTTCTTACAGTTGATGTCTGTAAAAATGGCCGAGAAAGATTCCAAGGAGGAAATTATGAAAGCTTTCAG GTTGTTCGATGACGACGAAACTGgtaaaatcagttttaaaaatttaaaacgagTCGCTAAAGAACTCGGCGAGAATTTAACGGATGAGGAATTACAAGAAATGATCGACGAAGCCGATAGGGACGGGGACGGGGAGATAAACCAGGAAGAATTCctaagaataatgaaaaaaactagtttatattag
- the LOC130902639 gene encoding uncharacterized protein LOC130902639 isoform X1: MAANFKKQPMAVRKKSGPKFELNDEQKNDIKEAFDLFDNEGSGKIDAKDLKVAIRALGFEPKKEEIKKMIADIDKDGTGEISFEDFLQLMSVKMAEKDSKEEIMKAFRLFDDDETGKISFKNLKRVAKELGENLTDEELQEMIDEADRDGDGEINQEEFLRIMKKTSLY; the protein is encoded by the exons ATG GCTGCAAATTTTAAGAAACAACCGATGGCGGTTAGAAAAAAGTCTGGTCCAAAGTTCGAACTAAACGACGAAcaaaaaaacgatataaaagAAGCTTTCGATCTATTCGACAACGAGGGTAGCGGAAAAATAGACGCAAAAGATTTAAAAGTAGCGATAAGAGCTTTGGGATTCGAACCAAAGAAAGAGGAAATTAAAAAGATGATAGCGGACATCGATAAAGACGGTACAGGAGAAATATCTTTCGAAGATTTCTTACAGTTGATGTCTGTAAAAATGGCCGAGAAAGATTCCAAGGAGGAAATTATGAAAGCTTTCAG GTTGTTCGATGACGACGAAACTGgtaaaatcagttttaaaaatttaaaacgagTCGCTAAAGAACTCGGCGAGAATTTAACGGATGAGGAATTACAAGAAATGATCGACGAAGCCGATAGGGACGGGGACGGGGAGATAAACCAGGAAGAATTCctaagaataatgaaaaaaactagtttatattag